From Oreochromis niloticus isolate F11D_XX linkage group LG14, O_niloticus_UMD_NMBU, whole genome shotgun sequence, one genomic window encodes:
- the arrb1 gene encoding beta-arrestin-1 isoform X1 translates to MQIDAHQTRTCFSTFCGPALVFKKASPNGKLTVYLGKRDFVDHVDRVEPVDGVVLIDPEYLKERKVFVTLTCAFRYGREDLDVLGLTFRKDLFVTNIQAFPPMTEEKKTLTRLQERLIKKLGEHAYPFTFEIPLNLPCSVTLQPGPEDTGKACGVDFEVKAFCAENVEEKIHKRNSVRLVIRKVQYAPEKPGPQPTAETTRQFLMSDKPLHLEASLDKEIYYHGEPISVNVHVTNNTNKTVKKMKISVRQYADICLFNTAQYKCPVATEESDDVVAPSSTFCKVFTLTPFLANNREKRGLALDGKLKHEDTNLASSTLLRDGANKEILGIIVSYKVKVKLVVSRGGLLGDLAASDVSVELPFTLMHPKPLEESFYREAADEAPVDTNLIEFDTNDDDIIFEDFARQRLIGAKDDKDEDEEPVDSPKLEDR, encoded by the exons ATGCAAATCGACGCTCATCAGACCAGGACGTGTTTTTCCACCTTCTGTGGTCCAGcttt AGTGTTTAAGAAAGCCAGCCCCAATGGAAAG CTCACCGTCTACCTGGGGAAGAGAGACTTCGTGGACCACGTGGATCGGGTGGAGCCCGTCG ACGGCGTCGTTCTGATCGACCCGGAGTacctgaaggagaggaaag TGTTCGTGACTCTGACGTGTGCGTTCCGTTATGGTCGCGAGGATTTGGACGTCCTTGGGTTGACGTTCCGGAAGGACCTGTTTGTGACAAACATCCAGGCGTTTCCTCCGATGACCGAAGAGAAGAAGACTCTGACTCGTCTTCAGGAACGTCTGATTAAAAAACTGGGAGAACACGCCTACCCGTTCACCTTCGAG ATTCCTCTGAACCTGCCGTGCTCCGTCACCCTGCAGCCAGGACCGGAGGACACCGGGAAG GCCTGCGGAGTCGACTTTGAGGTGAAAGCTTTCTGTGCCGAAAACGTTGAAGAAAAGATCCACAAAAG GAACTCTGTGCGTCTGGTGATCAGGAAGGTTCAGTACGCTCCAGAGAAACCCGGCCCTCAGCCGACGGCAGAAACCACCAGACAGTTCCTGATGTCGGACAAACCGCTGCACCTGGAGGCCTCGCTGGACAAGGAG ATCTATTACCATGGCGAGCCAATCAGCGTCAACGTTCATGTCACCAACAACACCAACAAGActgtgaagaagatgaagatcTCAG TGCGACAGTACGCCGACATCTGCCTGTTCAACACGGCTCAGTACAAATGTCCGGTGGCCACCGAGGAGTCAGA TGACGTTGTGGCTCCCAGTTCGACTTTCTGCAAAGTTTTCACCCTCACTCCGTTTCTGGCCAACAATCGCGAGAAACGAGGTCTCGCTCTGGACGGAAAACTGAAGCACGAGGACACCAACCTGGCCTCCAGCACGCT GTTAAGAGATGGAGCCAATAAGGAGATTCTCGGCATCATCGTGTCCTACAAAGTCAAAGTGAAGCTGGTTGTGTCTCGTGGCGG GCTCCTTGGAGATCTGGCAGCGAG TGACGTCTCGGTCGAGCTGCCCTTCACGTTAATGCACCCAAAGCCTTTAGAGGAGTCGTTCTACAGGGAAG CTGCAGACGAGGCTCCGGTCGACACGAACCTCATCGAGTTTGACACAAA CGACGATGACATCATCTTTGAAGACTTCGCCCGCCAGCGGCTGATCGGCGCAAAAGACGACAAGGACGAAGACGAGGAGCCAGTGGACTCGCCCAAATTGGAGGACAGATAG
- the arrb1 gene encoding beta-arrestin-1 isoform X2, translating to MGDKGTRVFKKASPNGKLTVYLGKRDFVDHVDRVEPVDGVVLIDPEYLKERKVFVTLTCAFRYGREDLDVLGLTFRKDLFVTNIQAFPPMTEEKKTLTRLQERLIKKLGEHAYPFTFEIPLNLPCSVTLQPGPEDTGKACGVDFEVKAFCAENVEEKIHKRNSVRLVIRKVQYAPEKPGPQPTAETTRQFLMSDKPLHLEASLDKEIYYHGEPISVNVHVTNNTNKTVKKMKISVRQYADICLFNTAQYKCPVATEESDDVVAPSSTFCKVFTLTPFLANNREKRGLALDGKLKHEDTNLASSTLLRDGANKEILGIIVSYKVKVKLVVSRGGLLGDLAASDVSVELPFTLMHPKPLEESFYREAADEAPVDTNLIEFDTNDDDIIFEDFARQRLIGAKDDKDEDEEPVDSPKLEDR from the exons AGTGTTTAAGAAAGCCAGCCCCAATGGAAAG CTCACCGTCTACCTGGGGAAGAGAGACTTCGTGGACCACGTGGATCGGGTGGAGCCCGTCG ACGGCGTCGTTCTGATCGACCCGGAGTacctgaaggagaggaaag TGTTCGTGACTCTGACGTGTGCGTTCCGTTATGGTCGCGAGGATTTGGACGTCCTTGGGTTGACGTTCCGGAAGGACCTGTTTGTGACAAACATCCAGGCGTTTCCTCCGATGACCGAAGAGAAGAAGACTCTGACTCGTCTTCAGGAACGTCTGATTAAAAAACTGGGAGAACACGCCTACCCGTTCACCTTCGAG ATTCCTCTGAACCTGCCGTGCTCCGTCACCCTGCAGCCAGGACCGGAGGACACCGGGAAG GCCTGCGGAGTCGACTTTGAGGTGAAAGCTTTCTGTGCCGAAAACGTTGAAGAAAAGATCCACAAAAG GAACTCTGTGCGTCTGGTGATCAGGAAGGTTCAGTACGCTCCAGAGAAACCCGGCCCTCAGCCGACGGCAGAAACCACCAGACAGTTCCTGATGTCGGACAAACCGCTGCACCTGGAGGCCTCGCTGGACAAGGAG ATCTATTACCATGGCGAGCCAATCAGCGTCAACGTTCATGTCACCAACAACACCAACAAGActgtgaagaagatgaagatcTCAG TGCGACAGTACGCCGACATCTGCCTGTTCAACACGGCTCAGTACAAATGTCCGGTGGCCACCGAGGAGTCAGA TGACGTTGTGGCTCCCAGTTCGACTTTCTGCAAAGTTTTCACCCTCACTCCGTTTCTGGCCAACAATCGCGAGAAACGAGGTCTCGCTCTGGACGGAAAACTGAAGCACGAGGACACCAACCTGGCCTCCAGCACGCT GTTAAGAGATGGAGCCAATAAGGAGATTCTCGGCATCATCGTGTCCTACAAAGTCAAAGTGAAGCTGGTTGTGTCTCGTGGCGG GCTCCTTGGAGATCTGGCAGCGAG TGACGTCTCGGTCGAGCTGCCCTTCACGTTAATGCACCCAAAGCCTTTAGAGGAGTCGTTCTACAGGGAAG CTGCAGACGAGGCTCCGGTCGACACGAACCTCATCGAGTTTGACACAAA CGACGATGACATCATCTTTGAAGACTTCGCCCGCCAGCGGCTGATCGGCGCAAAAGACGACAAGGACGAAGACGAGGAGCCAGTGGACTCGCCCAAATTGGAGGACAGATAG
- the or55e1 gene encoding olfactory receptor 52K2 — MLEAPLSRNFSHSTFVLRGFPSLQKHRRLLALPFSASYLLVLLGNSLLVYVIRSVESLHSPMYLLICTLCFVDMLVVTTIIPNMLLGFLFNWNEISLVGCLTQMFFTHFMSSVESTLLLAMALDRYVAICRPLHYNEIINSSMLVRLVLFTLVRSVSIMATLVGLAGSLQFCGSNVIQHCYCDHMALVSLACDSTSRSGAAGLAVIICFVGLDIPIIFFSYMKILSVVLRSAAAGEDRRKAFHTCSTHLIVMMCFYLVGSITFLSHNLNIAIPTDINNSMGLMYILFPATINPIIYGVRTKEIRNGFLRIFKNRAKKIMTVKVSSAGKGKS, encoded by the coding sequence ATGTTGGAGGCACCGCTGAGCAGAAACTTCTCCCACAGCACATTTGTGTTACGAGGGTTTCCCTCGCTGCAGAAACACCGCCGGCTGCTGGCGCTGCCATTTAGCGCCTCCTACCTGTTGGTGCTGCTCGGAAACTCGCTGCTGGTGTACGTCATCCGCAGCGTGGAGAGTCTGCACAGCCCCATGTACCTCCTCATTTGCACGCTCTGCTTTGTTGACATGCTGGTTGTGACAACCATCATCCCCAACATGCTCCTTGGCTTTTTGTTCAACTGGAATGAGATTTCATTGGTCGGCTGCTTGACTCAAATGTTCTTCACTCATTTCATGTCCTCAGTGGAGTCAACCCTGTTGCTGGCAATGGCGCTGGACCGCTACGTCGCCATCTGCCGGCCACTGCACTACAATGAAATAATTAACTCCTCCATGCTGGTGAGGCTAGTGCTCTTCACGCTGGTGCGCAGCGTCTCCATCATGGCGACGCTCGTAGGTTTGGCAGGTTCTCTGCAGTTCTGTGGTTCCAACGTAATCCAGCACTGCTACTGCGACCACATGGCGCTGGTCAGCCTGGCATGTGACAGCACAAGCAGGAGCGGTGCAGCTGGCCTTGCTGTCATCATCTGCTTTGTAGGACTTGACATACCAATTATTTTCTTCTCTTATATGAAGATACTGAGCGTGGTCTTGCGATCAGCGGCAGCCGGTGAAGACCGCAGGAAAGCTTTTCACACCTGCAGCACTCACCTCAttgttatgatgtgtttttacCTGGTGGGCAGCATCACCTTCCTCTCTCACAACCTGAACATCGCCATACCAACAGACATCAACAATTCCATGGGACTCATGTACATCCTTTTCCCAGCAACAATCAACCCTATCATCTACGGAGTACGAACCAAAGAAATCCGTAATGGCTTTCTGAGAATTTTCAAAAACAGAGCGAAGAAAATAATGACTGTGAAGGTTTCAtctgctggaaaaggaaaatCATAA